Below is a genomic region from Enterobacter hormaechei subsp. xiangfangensis.
AACATGTCTTACGAAAATCATCAGGCGTTAACGGGCTTAACGCTGGGAAAATCGACCGATTACCGCGACACCTACGATGCAAGCCTGTTGCAGGGCGTGCCGCGCAGTCTGAACCGCGATCCGCTCGGGCTGCACGCTGACGCGCTGCCGTTTGTCGGCGGCGACATCTGGACGCTGTACGAACTCTCCTGGCTGAATGCGCGCGGTCTGCCGCAGGTGGCCGTGGGCCACGTTGAGCTGGATTACGCCAGCGTAAACCTGGTCGAATCCAAGAGCTTTAAGCTCTATCTCAACAGCTTTAACCAGACCAAATTTAACAGCTGGGACGAGGTGCAACAGACGCTTGAACGTGATTTAAGCGCGTGCGCGCAGGGGAACGTAACCGTCTCGTTATACCGTCTGCATGAGCTGGAAGGTCAGCCCATCGCCCATTTCCACGGCACCTGCATCGACGGTCAGGACATTGAGGTGGAAAGCTATGAATTTAGCAGCGACTACCTGGAAAACGCGGCGGGCGGAAAAGTGGTCAACGAGACGCTGGTTAGCCATCTGCTGAAATCCAACTGCCTTATCACCTATCAGCCGGACTGGGGCTCGGTACAGATCCAGTACCGCGGCCCGCAGATTGACCGTGAAAAGCTGCTGCGTTACCTGGTGTCATTCCGTCATCACAACGAATTCCACGAGCAGTGCGTGGAGCGCATCTTCAACGACATCCAGCGTTTCTGCCAGCCCGAAAAGTTGAGCGTTTACGCCCGCTACACCCGTCGCGGCGGTCTGGATATCAACCCGTGGCGCACCAATACCGATTTTGTGCCTGCCACCGGACGACTTGTGCGCCAGTAAGATAAATATTTTCACAATATGCGGGCGGTATTCCGCCCGAAGTGTTGTGAAACGTCATAAGCCAGGGCTATTGTAATCAACAGGGAAAGACGATAATCGTCCCATAAGGAGCTCACTTGATTACACATATTAGCCCGCTTGGCTCTATGGATATGTTGTCGCAACTGGAAGTGGACATGCTTAAACGCACCGCCAGTAGCGACCTTTATCAACTGTTTCGTAACTGTTCACTTGCCGTACTGAACTCCGGAAGCCTGACCGACAACAGTAAAGAGCTGCTGTCCCGCTTCGAAAGTTTTGATATCAACGTGCTGCGCCGCGAGCGCGGGGTGAAGCTCGAAGTGATCAACCCGCCGGAAGACGCTTTTGTCGACGGGCGTATTATTCGCTCACTTCAGGCCAACCTGTTTGCCGTGCTGCGCGACATTCTGTTTGTTAACGGACAGATTAGCAATGCCGGACGTTTCCAGCATCTTGACCTGGAAAGTTCCGTTCATATCACCAACCTGGTCTTCTCCATTCTGCGTAACGCCCGTGCCCTGCACGTGGGCGAAGCGCCGAACATGGTCGTCTGCTGGGGCGGTCACTCCATTAACGAAACCGAATACCTGTATGCCCGCCGCGTAGGGACGCAGCTCGGCCTGCGCGAACTGAATATCTGTACCGGTTGCGGTCCTGGCGCGATGGAAGCGCCGATGAAAGGCGCGGCAGTAGGACACGCACAGCAACGCTATAAAGAAGGCCGTTTTATCGGCATGACCGAGCCATCGATCATCGCCGCTGAGCCGCCTAACCCGCTGGTTAACGAACTGATTATTATGCCGGATATCGAAAAACGTCTTGAGGCGTTTGTCCGTATCGCGCACGGCATCATCATCTTCCCGGGCGGCGTAGGCACGGCGGAAGAGCTGCTTTATCTGCTGGGGATCCTGATGAACCCGGCTAACAAAGATCAGGTTCTGCCGCTGATCCTGACCGGCCCGAAAGAGAGCGCCGACTACTTCCGCGTGCTGGACGAGTTTATCGTGCATACGTTGGGCGAAGATGCGCGCCGTCACTACCGCATTATTATTGACGATGCCGCAGAAGTGGCCCGTCAGATGAAAAAAGCGATGCCGCTGGTGAAAGAGAATCGTCGTGATACCGGGGATGCCTACAGTTTTAACTGGTCCATCCGTATCGCACCGGATCTTCAGATACCCTTCGAGCCGTCGCATGAGAACATGGCGAACCTCAAACTCTATCCGGATCAGCCGGTGGAAGTGCTGGCTGCCGACCTGCGTCGCGCCTTCTCTGGCATCGTGGCGGGGAACGTGAAAGAGGTAGGGATCCGCGCAATTGAAGAGTTCGGGCCGTATAAGATCCACGGTGACCCGGAGATGATGCGCCGCATGGATGACATGTTGCAGGGCTTTGTCGCTCAGCACCGCATGAAGCTTCCAGGCTCTGCCTATATTCCGTGTTACGAAATCATCAAGTAAAGCGACATTTCTCTCCTCTCAAGCCGGATCGTCATCCGGCTTTTTTATTAGTGATGCAATTCATAGCGATCTTCAATGTTATTAACAAATCTGACGCCTGCGCAAACGATTACCTCGATTTTGAAACCGTAAATAATCAGCCTTAATCGAAATTACCCGCCAGAAAATCCTAAAATCCCATTTCTTTACAGCGAAAGACACCTATCTCGCGGGTCGACCTTTTCGAAAACATGTCGTTAATGGTAGCCTTCGCGCCCGTAAATTCTCTTTGATGTTTTTTTAACAGATAAATGGTCTAAAGATACCCACATCACAAGTGGATTATTGCATTTGGGATCGCGATCACTGATAGATTCATAACTAGAATGTATCTTTCCGCCCGCCAATAGTTACGGGCAAAAATTATTAAAAAACCGTCACTGAACGAATTTCATATTACCGTCAGGCACTTTTTCATCGGATTTGACTAAAAACCTGACAATTTGCTTCCTCCAGGAGATACAGATGGAAACCACTCAAACCAGCACCGTTGCTTCGATTGAATCCCGAAGCGGTTGGCGCAAAACGGATACCATGTGGATGCTTGGCCTGTACGGCACAGCAATCGGCGCTGGTGTACTGTTCCTTCCTATCAACGCAGGTGTCGGCGGTATGATCCCGCTGATCATCATGGCCCTCATCGCTTTCCCGATGACCTTCTTTGCACACCGCGGCCTGACCCGCTTCGTGCTGTCCGGTAAAAATCCGGGCGAAGACATCACTGAAGTCGTTGAAGAACACTTCGGCGTCGGCGCAGGTAAGCTGATTACCCTGCTCTACTTCTTCGCGATTTACCCGATTCTGCTGGTGTACAGCGTTGCTATCACCAACACCGTTGAAAGCTTTATGATGCACCAGCTTCAGATGACCCCGCCGCCGCGTGCGATTCTGTCCCTGATCCTGATCGTCGGTATGATGACCATCGTGCGCTTCGGCGAGCAGATGATTGTGAAAGCGATGAGCGTGCTGGTGTTCCCGTTTGTTGCGGCTCTGATGGTGCTGGCTCTGTACCTGATCCCACAGTGGAACGGCGCTGCGCTGGAAACCCTGTCTCTGAGCAGCGCATCCACGACCGGCAACGGTCTGCTGCTGACCCTGTGGCTGGCGATCCCGGTGATGGTATTCTCCTTCAACCACTCGCCAATCATCTCTTCCTTCGCAGTAGCGAAGCGTGAAGAGTACGGCAATGGCGCAGAGAAGAAGTGCTCCAGCATCCTGGCTCGCGCGCACATCATGATGGTACTGACCGTAATGTTCTTCGTGTTCAGCTGCGTGCTGAGCCTCTCCCCGGCGGATCTGGCGGCGGCGAAAGAGCAGAACATCTCTATTCTGTCTTACCTGGCAAACCACTTTAACGCACCGCTGATTGCGTGGATGGCGCCGATCATCGCGATTATCGCCATCACCAAATCCTTCCTGGGCCACTACCTGGGCGCACGTGAAGGCTTCAACGGCATGGTGATTAAATCTCTGCGTGGTAAAGGCAAGACCATTGAAATCAACCGTCTGAACAAAATCACTGCACTGTTCATGCTGGTGACCACCTGGGCGGTAGCCACCCTGAACCCAAGCATTCTGGGCATGATTGAAACCTTGGGCGGCCCGATTATCGCGATGATCCTGTTCCTGATGCCGATGTACGCGATTCAGAAAGTGCCTGCGATGCGCAAATACAGCGGCCATATCAGCAACGTGTTCGTTGTTGTGATGGGCCTGATTGCCATCTCCGCTATTTTCTACTCGCTGTTCAGCTAATACCTCCTGCGCCGTCTGCGGACGGCGCACTTCTCCCCTCTGACTGAAGCAATGGACGCATCATGATTAGCGTATTCGATATCTTCAAAATCGGTATTGGTCCTTCCAGCTCTCACACCGTCGGACCAATGAAAGCCGGTAAACAATTCACGGATGACTTGATTGCACGCGGCATTTTGCACGACATCACCCGCGTGGTTGTCGATGTATATGGTTCCCTTTCCCTGACCGGTAAAGGCCACCATACCGATATTGCCATTATCATGGGGCTGGCGGGTAATCTGCCGGATACCGTTGATATTGATGCAATACCTGGCTTTATCCAGGACGTGAACACCCACGGTCGTTTGCTGCTGGCGAACGGCGAGCATGAGGTTGAATTCCCGGTTGATCACTGCATGAATTTCCATGCGGATAACCTGTCGTTGCACGAGAATGGCATGCGCATTACCGCGCTGGCCGGCGACAAAGCGGTTTACAGCCAGACGTATTACTCCATCGGCGGCGGGTTTATCGTCGACGAGGACCATTTTGGTCA
It encodes:
- the ppnN gene encoding nucleotide 5'-monophosphate nucleosidase PpnN; its protein translation is MITHISPLGSMDMLSQLEVDMLKRTASSDLYQLFRNCSLAVLNSGSLTDNSKELLSRFESFDINVLRRERGVKLEVINPPEDAFVDGRIIRSLQANLFAVLRDILFVNGQISNAGRFQHLDLESSVHITNLVFSILRNARALHVGEAPNMVVCWGGHSINETEYLYARRVGTQLGLRELNICTGCGPGAMEAPMKGAAVGHAQQRYKEGRFIGMTEPSIIAAEPPNPLVNELIIMPDIEKRLEAFVRIAHGIIIFPGGVGTAEELLYLLGILMNPANKDQVLPLILTGPKESADYFRVLDEFIVHTLGEDARRHYRIIIDDAAEVARQMKKAMPLVKENRRDTGDAYSFNWSIRIAPDLQIPFEPSHENMANLKLYPDQPVEVLAADLRRAFSGIVAGNVKEVGIRAIEEFGPYKIHGDPEMMRRMDDMLQGFVAQHRMKLPGSAYIPCYEIIK
- a CDS encoding HAAAP family serine/threonine permease, with amino-acid sequence METTQTSTVASIESRSGWRKTDTMWMLGLYGTAIGAGVLFLPINAGVGGMIPLIIMALIAFPMTFFAHRGLTRFVLSGKNPGEDITEVVEEHFGVGAGKLITLLYFFAIYPILLVYSVAITNTVESFMMHQLQMTPPPRAILSLILIVGMMTIVRFGEQMIVKAMSVLVFPFVAALMVLALYLIPQWNGAALETLSLSSASTTGNGLLLTLWLAIPVMVFSFNHSPIISSFAVAKREEYGNGAEKKCSSILARAHIMMVLTVMFFVFSCVLSLSPADLAAAKEQNISILSYLANHFNAPLIAWMAPIIAIIAITKSFLGHYLGAREGFNGMVIKSLRGKGKTIEINRLNKITALFMLVTTWAVATLNPSILGMIETLGGPIIAMILFLMPMYAIQKVPAMRKYSGHISNVFVVVMGLIAISAIFYSLFS
- the queF gene encoding NADPH-dependent 7-cyano-7-deazaguanine reductase QueF (Catalyzes the NADPH-dependent reduction of 7-cyano-7-deazaguanine (preQ0) to 7-aminomethyl-7-deazaguanine (preQ1) in queuosine biosynthesis); this translates as MSYENHQALTGLTLGKSTDYRDTYDASLLQGVPRSLNRDPLGLHADALPFVGGDIWTLYELSWLNARGLPQVAVGHVELDYASVNLVESKSFKLYLNSFNQTKFNSWDEVQQTLERDLSACAQGNVTVSLYRLHELEGQPIAHFHGTCIDGQDIEVESYEFSSDYLENAAGGKVVNETLVSHLLKSNCLITYQPDWGSVQIQYRGPQIDREKLLRYLVSFRHHNEFHEQCVERIFNDIQRFCQPEKLSVYARYTRRGGLDINPWRTNTDFVPATGRLVRQ